Proteins encoded together in one Pseudomonas sp. ADAK13 window:
- a CDS encoding DUF4145 domain-containing protein, with amino-acid sequence MYKRTYIEGETKGATVRLICEVCKIEQKHNVVQSVRRKVEDDYDTALTEYEIVQCLNCDDLSFRKEYTDSNSADYDPEIDEVVYYSVIDVYPSRTAGRFRLKGIQHLPVKVRAAYEELIQALNGGQKILAGLGVRVLIEMICKDKNAEGGNLYKKIDDLVRMGVLAPAGSDILHKLRSMGNDSAHEARPSTSEQLNLAMDVVDNLLDSVYIHPKMAATVFPEK; translated from the coding sequence ATGTACAAGAGAACGTATATTGAAGGTGAAACCAAAGGAGCAACGGTTCGCCTAATCTGTGAAGTTTGCAAGATTGAGCAAAAACATAATGTCGTTCAATCTGTTCGTAGAAAAGTTGAAGACGATTACGACACGGCACTTACAGAATATGAAATTGTTCAGTGTTTGAATTGCGATGACTTATCGTTTAGGAAAGAGTACACAGATTCTAATTCGGCGGATTATGATCCTGAAATAGATGAGGTTGTTTATTACAGTGTAATCGATGTGTATCCGAGCAGAACTGCAGGTAGGTTTAGACTTAAAGGTATACAACATTTACCTGTCAAGGTTCGTGCTGCTTACGAAGAGTTGATTCAAGCACTCAACGGAGGGCAGAAAATATTGGCCGGTCTCGGGGTCCGTGTCCTCATAGAGATGATATGCAAAGATAAGAATGCTGAAGGCGGGAATCTTTATAAGAAAATTGACGACCTAGTACGCATGGGAGTGTTAGCGCCTGCGGGCTCCGATATTCTCCACAAACTTCGCTCAATGGGTAACGATTCAGCTCATGAAGCTAGGCCTAGCACATCCGAGCAACTGAATCTGGCAATGGATGTCGTAGATAATTTGCTCGATAGCGTTTATATACACCCAAAAATGGCCGCTACGGTGTTCCCTGAAAAATAA